One window from the genome of Pyrobaculum ferrireducens encodes:
- a CDS encoding nucleotidyltransferase, translated as MSSCSPALGFLAELNEEVWRRGLGRVVVVGGFAVELYSGVAYRRGDIDFVIDTPRVREARHVFEELVAKRGWRKVSRVYEGPGALYLDLVGYTYTGRVKGLRTCGGSVYVQSPEDAIVSSPNSCVYGEPPADCERAAAVLSAQREHLNRDYPLEFARGNGVDKKLEEMRRVVEKTFSALQDVVGERG; from the coding sequence ATGAGCTCCTGTAGCCCCGCGCTTGGGTTTTTGGCTGAGCTGAATGAAGAGGTTTGGCGGCGTGGCCTAGGGAGGGTAGTTGTTGTGGGCGGCTTCGCGGTGGAGCTGTACAGCGGGGTGGCCTACAGAAGAGGAGATATAGATTTTGTCATAGATACCCCGAGGGTGAGGGAGGCCCGGCACGTCTTTGAAGAGCTTGTTGCAAAACGTGGGTGGAGAAAGGTGTCGCGGGTGTACGAGGGGCCCGGCGCCCTCTACCTAGACCTCGTCGGATATACCTACACAGGCCGCGTAAAGGGGTTACGTACATGTGGAGGTAGCGTATACGTCCAGTCGCCGGAAGACGCCATTGTGTCCAGCCCCAACTCGTGCGTCTACGGGGAGCCCCCAGCCGACTGCGAACGCGCCGCCGCGGTGCTGAGCGCACAGAGAGAGCACCTCAACCGGGACTACCCCCTTGAATTCGCAAGGGGCAACGGCGTTGATAAAAAGCTGGAGGAAATGAGGCGCGTCGTCGAGAAGACCTTCTCAGCTCTACAAGATGTGGTGGGCGAAAGAGGCTAG
- a CDS encoding ATP-binding protein gives MVFIGREAELSWLREYAGADRSTPYVIYGPEGCGKTALALEAVRRFSRWYPRGVALYLDGKARRGGGRLQEQYTAGGYPSRCGSRAPRPDRRGGGAGGSVATRAGR, from the coding sequence GTGGTATTTATCGGCAGAGAGGCTGAGCTGAGCTGGCTTCGGGAATATGCGGGGGCGGACAGATCTACGCCGTATGTAATCTACGGCCCCGAGGGGTGCGGCAAAACGGCGCTGGCCCTGGAGGCGGTGAGGCGTTTTTCACGCTGGTATCCACGCGGGGTGGCCTTATATCTAGACGGCAAAGCGAGGAGGGGGGGAGGACGTCTTCAAGAGCAATATACAGCTGGGGGATATCCTAGCAGATGTGGCAGCCGAGCTCCTAGGCCGGATAGGCGGGGCGGCGGCGCGGGCGGCAGTGTGGCTACTAGGGCGGGTCGTTGA
- a CDS encoding class I SAM-dependent methyltransferase yields the protein MWWAKEAREAYISIGEEYEATRRRPLPVADFASFGRRALDVGCGRGAQPRYLEHEHGFVVHCDLDRRMTPGGDSVECEATMMPFRDGAFDVVYLVAVIHHMPRDAAALALREARRVGRVAVATVWAPDVWRGREIAPGVWEVPWGGKARRIYFQYQLEDLLAVAPTPVLSAGVMRRGRHYNFYIVF from the coding sequence ATGTGGTGGGCGAAAGAGGCTAGAGAGGCGTACATCTCAATCGGTGAGGAGTACGAGGCGACGAGGAGGAGGCCTCTGCCCGTCGCGGACTTCGCCTCGTTCGGCCGCAGGGCGCTTGACGTCGGGTGCGGCAGGGGGGCCCAGCCGAGGTATCTGGAACATGAACACGGCTTTGTTGTCCACTGCGACCTCGACCGGAGGATGACGCCCGGCGGGGATTCTGTGGAGTGCGAAGCGACGATGATGCCCTTTAGAGACGGTGCCTTCGACGTGGTGTACCTTGTGGCGGTTATCCACCACATGCCCCGCGACGCGGCGGCGCTTGCTTTAAGAGAGGCTAGGCGGGTGGGGCGGGTGGCCGTGGCTACTGTCTGGGCGCCCGACGTTTGGAGGGGGCGCGAAATCGCGCCGGGCGTCTGGGAGGTGCCGTGGGGAGGCAAAGCCAGGAGGATCTACTTCCAGTACCAGCTGGAGGACCTGCTGGCCGTGGCCCCCACCCCCGTCCTCTCGGCCGGGGTAATGCGGAGGGGGAGGCACTACAATTTCTACATAGTATTTTGA